GGTTCTCAAACCCCAAAGAAGACTGTCAGTGCCCCCACAATCACCACACACACCTTCCCCAACATAACATTAAATGTAGAGTTTGCCTCCCTAACCCCAGTCTTTTTCTCCGGATCTTCAGGGCCTGTGTCCCTTTTTAGTAAACAGAGGGGATGTACTGCTACCTGGTCGGAATACTGTTACCCTAGACAAGATCCCAAAACACTGCTTGcagacacccccccacccccgtcaaGTCTGGATGAGAAGGGATTGGAATGTCTTTTCTGCATTAGCTGTACCCAGGGATGGACAGGAGGAGACAAATTAACCATGTGCTAGATACTTTATATATTCTTAGTTATTCCTCGCCCTGAGTGTGAATTACATGGAATTATGTCTGTGTTACAGATGACGAGATTGAGGCTAAAATAGGTAAACTTGCCCAAGAAACCACATGTGGTGAGAACTTGAGCTATGATTCAAACCAATGGCCATGTTTTTCCTAGGATttaaggaagatgtggagaaaggcaGGCAAGATCAGGCGTAGGGCTGGTTTTGTGGGAAAAGGTTTACAGTGCTGTTCAatggaactttctgcagtgatggaaatgcaCTATATCCACGCTATGTAATATAACTTAGCCACATGCAGCTATTGAGCACTTTGAAAAGTAGATGGTGCAACTGAggaactttttatttaattttaatactcAAACTTAAATAGCCGCATGTGACTTGTGGCTTCCATGTTGGACAGTGCAGGAGACCTAAATCCCTACTGGCCAGGGTCGTAGGAGGGATCGGGACTAGGTGTGCTCTGTGCTGGCCACACGACATCATGTACCCTGCACTGACCATTCAGGTCTATTTCAGCAAAGAAGTCCAGCAGTGACCCCACACCTGTCCTAGCTATAGTGACATGAGTAAACCAAGAGACAGAAGTTGGAAAATGGAAGGACCCCCTGCTGTCTATAtgcagaggcagggaggcagaCCCTCACTAGAATGACCTCCAATAACATGATAGCCACCATTTCTTAAGGGTTTATTATGTATGAGGAACTCTGCGGAGCATGTCATATATCACCTCAATTTAATTTTCACCTCAACCATATGAAGTTTTAACTATACTTCAAAgcgagaaactgaggcacagagaagttaagtgattgcccaaggccacacagctaagtGGAAGAGTTAACTATTCCAACCCAGCCATTAACCACTATTCTCTACTGCTATCAGGCCTTGAGATTGCTTCATATACTTCTAGAAAACCTGAGACATTTGTGAGTCTATCCCAGACCTCACAGAAATGGCAGCAGTAGGGTAGTTACCTGTAATGAGCATTCCAGGTCAGATGTGCAAAAGGACCTAATTTTAACATAAGGAGAGAAAGTAGTGACAACCATCAAGAGACTCCTAAGCCACTAAGATTGCTCTTGGAGTATGCTCCTTCCAGtagctcttatttctttttagattctgGATCAGAGATGCAAAATCAGGTGGCAGGACTTTTGAAAACTAGCCTGACAAACCGTCATCCTCAATTGTAAGCCTAACTAGCCTAGAGTCAGGCATTAACAAGGTCATAGCTAAAAATCACACCAAATTTTGTCCCATCCTCCCCAACTAAGTGCATTGACAGGGTACCTCAGGTTCCCCCAGTTGGCAGAAGTCTGTGCCCTCCCTGTGAAGGATATCATTCATGTAACCCTTTTAAGTCCTTGGGGGAGGTATTAGCTCAGTTTGCCCCTAGGGCTgtggaggcagcaggaaaagTAGGGGCAGATAGAACCAAACCTTCCTAGCTGAAATATCCATCCTCCCACTGAGGTGGTGGGTCAATAAGAAAGGGCAGAGGCAATAGCCTTTGACACTTAAAAAGAGTagcatgaggggctggccccatggccgagtggttaagttcgcgcactctgctgcaggcggcccagtgttttgttggttcgaatcctgggcacgaacatggcactgctcatcagaccacgctgaggcagcgtcccacatgccacaactagaaggacccacaacaaagaatatacaactaggtaccagggggctttggggagaaaaaggaaaaaaataaaatctttaaaaaaaaaaaaaaaaagagtagcatGACTCCAAAGGTGTGAAAGATATGAAAAAGTGACCAAAGGCATAAAAAGAGCAAAGAACATCCATTTTCATGAAAGACACTAGGGacctgagggggtggggggattgATACACACCAGGAGCATTATTTCTCACTCTACTCAACTCTCTTAGAAAGCCAAAATCTTCACAACACTTTAGTCCTTGCCTCTACCTTCCTTCCCAATTCGTACATCATTAGGAATGAGggctccccctgcctcctccccaaatCCTACCCTCTCTCTGAGTTCCAGCGAATGCCAAGGCCCCAGGAGGGAAGCTAGGTCAGCATGTGGCAGCTGGCCACTAGAGGGTAGTGTTTCTGTAGTTAAGGGGATCTGGAGAGCCTATAAACCTGGATGGGAGTGGCAGCCAACTGGTACTTGAATAGGGAGAACCCAGTGGAAAAGAAAGGTGGGAAAGACAAGTAGTAAGTCTCAGGGTAATGGTCCTGAATGGGTGGGGAGTAAGGAAGAAGAACGAAGTAGGAACAAAGAATTAGCTCTGATTCTCCACCAAAGACCATAGTCATCACTCCTTGGAAAAGGagatattggccctgagctctcCCCAGATACACAGAAGTCAAGGACAAAAAGATTTCTCAGtttatttgcatatatacatGGTCACCCCAGGGAGCCAGCTCCACTTCAGGAGTCCCCAGCAACCTTCACCCAGTCAATACCCAAAACCAACATAGGAGACTGGGTCCCAAATAAGCAATTCCCAGGACTCATATCCCAACTCTGCAAGTTATAACAACTCATTTAGCAAAAACAGAGGACTAGAGGCCAGTGCCCATGAGACATCCTTGCCCCTTTGTAAACATTGACAACCAGGCCACTGGAGCCTGGGGAAAGTGTGCAAATATGAGGGTACCACACTGTGTGCCCAGAGGGCCAGGGACACAGCTGGCCACCGTACCAGTGAAGTTCTGAGGGCCTGCCCCCACTGGAGCCTGGCAAGTGCCAGGGGCAGAATCAAGGCAGCTACCCCACGCCCGAGGGTTCACATGAGCTGGCAGCGACGCTCTTGCCCGTAGGAATTCTCCACCCGGGCAATCTCCTGGATGACTTTGGTGAATATGCCTTGAGTCAGCTGCAAGGGATAGGGATTCAGGGCAAAAAGTTAGTTCACTGCCAATACCACCCAGCTCTGAGGCAAATACCCAACTCCCTCACCATCCCCACCACTAAGCAGTGCCATAAGAAAAACACTGCTACCCCCACCACCTTCCTAATCTTCAGGCCCAGCACCTGATTCTCTCGGGCAGATGACTCCATAAATGTCGCACCCCAGGACTCTGCCAGTTTCTTCCCTTCATCTGCCTGGACCTCCCTAGAAGCAAATTTgggatgtgaagatggaggataGCAATGTCTCCATGATCTCTGTAAAATCTTTATAGGATCTAGACTTCCTGTGACCCATCTCACTTCCAAGGtttgggaggaggggtgggggaggagaaaatataggaaaacaaaGGAGCCTAGGACTGAggcttaaaatatgaaattataactTTTGCAATAGAAAGGTTATATTGTCTTAACCTTCATGGTAGAAAGAGAAGCAATGAACTTGTTCAAatcagtggcagggccaggactagagCCTGACTGATTCCTAGTCTGGCTCACTTTCCTTCACCTTGAGCTGCAGAGATTTCCATACCTGTATGGAGAGAGATCTGCCTTGTTCCCCACTAGCACCACTGGCAGCCTGTGAGGAAACAGCAGTTACTACACAATCCTCTCCCATTTCCCATGGACCCCAACCTCCTTCACATCAGGGCTGGAAAACTCCCCATCAGACTAGACAGGATCTATGTCTCGGCCTCCTCTCTAACTTGGACTCAtactcccctctgccctctcccatcccctcaTGTCCACACTATGTCTCTATCCCCTAGGGCCACTTACCGGGTTTTCCCATGGCCTTCATGTAGCTTTTGGTACAGACTCTCAATGACTTGGAAGCTTTAAATACAAGAAATAGAGCTATAACCTTATTCTGGAACAGCCCTCAGATCCTCCCAAGTCCCCACTCACAACCTTGGTCACTTACCTGTGCAAAGAAGTGACAGAATACACAAGCACATAACCATGGACCCCAATGATGAATGAATAGGGCAGAATGCTGTACTCATCCTGACAAGAAATAGAAACATCGGTACCAAGATCCACAACACTCAGATGGCAAAGGGTGGTGGGCTGCATCCTGGGGACCCTCCCTGGGGGCACTGCCTACTCCagtcacttctattcaacaagtatttatagGGTAGCTCCAATGAGCTGCACACTACTAGCTgctaaaatgcttttcttttaatactACTTTATAGATAAGCCACAGAGGCTACCAGACTTCATCTCCCAGAACTGAACTGCCAAATTTAGATACCCTACCCCAAACTAGTACCtgccctgctgtgtccaccaggTGTAGGTGAAACTCATCTTTGCCAAGAGTCACTATCTTGCTGTaggctgaaaagaaaagaaaacttgactGTGAGGTGCCTTGTAGGGCTAGCAATGTATGCCCCATACTTTCTTAACCCTGGGGGTGACAGAGATGGACCAGGTCCAGGCAGCTCTCCAGGAAACTGGAGAGACAATGTTAGGGTTCTGATTGTGTACATCTACACCATCCTGGACTCAGTATCTTGCAAGGTCCACACTCTACCTCCACTCATTGAACAGGATTGCTAGAGAAGACATTAGACTTAATGTCTAATTAAATCAGCTCCTTGGCACCAGGAAAATCCCAAATTATGGAGTTGGTCGGGCACCCAAACCCTCCCTGTCCCACCCCTAGGGGAGAATTCTACTCACTATTCTCCACCGTAGGATCATAGCCTTCCAGGAACTCGCCCTCCACAAACTGATGTGCCAAAGATGTCTTCCCTGTGGGAAGCAGTGGTAGTTGTATCCAAATCAACCATCCGTATTCACATCCTCTGTCCTTTCGGGCTGTGGCCCAGGACTAAAGCGGACCCCAAATTAGCACCCTAGTCTGTGAGTGCCCCATGCAATGCTTTCCCTTAGCCTCCCTCACCCTCTTTTCCCGCTGGGTCTGTGCACCTTGGCCACCGGATGCATTCAGCAGCGCCGCAGGAAGACTTTCCCGCCGCCTTTCCCTATCCTACCCCTGGGAAGATCCGGACTTATCTAGGATCAAGTCGGCCCCGCACCGGGACACCCACACAGACC
This DNA window, taken from Equus przewalskii isolate Varuska chromosome 5, EquPr2, whole genome shotgun sequence, encodes the following:
- the RHEBL1 gene encoding GTPase RhebL1 isoform X1, whose protein sequence is MEASLERGCRARMKDGGGKAGVVVVCGELQEAGAWKTSLAHQFVEGEFLEGYDPTVENTYSKIVTLGKDEFHLHLVDTAGQDEYSILPYSFIIGVHGYVLVYSVTSLHSFQVIESLYQKLHEGHGKTRLPVVLVGNKADLSPYREVQADEGKKLAESWGATFMESSARENQLTQGIFTKVIQEIARVENSYGQERRCQLM
- the RHEBL1 gene encoding GTPase RhebL1 isoform X2, translating into MPLVRYRKVVILGYRSVGKTSLAHQFVEGEFLEGYDPTVENTYSKIVTLGKDEFHLHLVDTAGQDEYSILPYSFIIGVHGYVLVYSVTSLHSFQVIESLYQKLHEGHGKTRLPVVLVGNKADLSPYREVQADEGKKLAESWGATFMESSARENQLTQGIFTKVIQEIARVENSYGQERRCQLM